A window of the Haloarcula litorea genome harbors these coding sequences:
- a CDS encoding YgaP family membrane protein, with translation MQPNVGGYDRLARAALGPVAIVVGVALLIGAVSLDAGGLGAIVGVLALVVGVVFVATAALRWCPLNAVTAIDTTAGGTVILRPPEEPEGDPRRE, from the coding sequence ATGCAACCCAACGTCGGCGGGTACGACCGACTCGCACGGGCCGCGCTCGGACCGGTGGCGATCGTCGTCGGCGTCGCGCTCCTGATCGGCGCGGTCAGCCTCGACGCCGGAGGGCTGGGGGCCATCGTCGGAGTGCTCGCGCTGGTCGTCGGTGTCGTGTTCGTCGCGACCGCGGCCCTGCGATGGTGTCCGCTCAACGCGGTGACCGCCATCGACACGACGGCGGGAGGGACCGTCATCCTGCGGCCACCCGAGGAACCGGAGGGGGACCCACGGCGGGAGTGA
- a CDS encoding inosine/xanthosine triphosphatase gives MYVAVGSTNPVKAAAVESVLPDARIDPVAVDSGVAEQPRGREETVAGARNRAAAALATGDADFGVGIEGGVVERETPPGLWLVMWAAVTDGAETAFGSGPSLRLPGPVADRVRDGGELGPVLDDRLGREAVSEQEGAVGVYTAGRTTRAEALAAAVAGAFGPFLRDDGQ, from the coding sequence ATGTACGTGGCAGTCGGGAGCACGAACCCCGTCAAGGCCGCCGCCGTCGAGTCGGTCCTCCCGGACGCGCGGATCGACCCGGTCGCCGTCGATTCCGGCGTCGCCGAACAGCCCCGCGGTCGCGAGGAGACGGTCGCCGGGGCACGGAACCGCGCGGCGGCGGCGCTGGCGACCGGCGACGCCGACTTCGGGGTCGGTATCGAGGGCGGCGTCGTCGAGCGGGAGACCCCGCCGGGGCTGTGGCTGGTGATGTGGGCGGCCGTCACCGACGGGGCGGAGACGGCTTTCGGGAGCGGGCCGTCGCTCAGACTGCCCGGGCCGGTCGCGGACCGCGTCCGGGACGGCGGGGAACTGGGGCCGGTCCTGGACGACCGGCTCGGCCGCGAGGCGGTCAGCGAACAGGAGGGTGCTGTCGGGGTCTACACCGCCGGCCGGACCACCCGCGCCGAGGCGCTCGCCGCGGCCGTGGCCGGGGCGTTCGGTCCGTTCCTCCGCGACGACGGCCAGTAG